CTGCGGCCGGGTGAATATCGGATGCAGCAGATCGACGTGGAGCGCTCGCAGGAGTTCCGCAAGTGCATCGAGTGCTTCCTCTGCCAGAACACCTGCCACGTGGTGCGTGACCATGACGAGAACAAGCCGGCATTCGCCGGACCGCGATACCTGATGCGAATCGCCGAGCTGGACATGCACCCGCTCGACGTCGCCGATCGGCGGGATGCCGCGCAAGACGAGTTCGGCCTCGGATACTGCAACATCACCAAGTGCTGCACCGAGGTCTGCCCGGAACACATCAAGATCACCGACAACGCGCTGATCCCGATGAAGGAGCGTGTCGCCGACCGGAAGTACGACCCGCTGGTGTGGCTGGGCAACAAGCTGTTCCGGCGCTGACCGAGCCACCGGCGCGCGACCGGTGATATCCGGCTGGCATTACGCCACCAAACCTGGAACGCTCAACCGGTGACTACTCCTCCGGATAATCTGACGTCGGCCGAGGAGCCGGCCGCGCCCGACCGCCTCGACGCCGCCGTCTACCGCACGGCCGGCGTCGTTGTGCTCGGCGCGATCATGGCGATTCTCGACGTCACCGTGGTCGGCGTCGCCATCCCGACCTTCCAGTCCACCTTCGAGACCAGCTACGCCATCGCCGCCTGGACGATGACCGGCTACACCTTGGCTCTGGCAACGGTGATTCCGTTGACCGGCTGGGCGGCCGACCGGTTCGGCACCAAGCGGCTGTACATGCTGGCGATCACCCTGTTCGTGCTCGGCTCGGTGCTGTGCAGCTTCGCCTGGGATATCACCTCGCTGATCACGTTCCGGGTGCTGCAAGGGCTCGGCGGCGGCATGCTGATGCCCCTCGGCATGACGATCATGACCCGTGCGGCCGGCCCGAGCCGAATCGGCCGGGTGATGGCCGTGCTCGGCATCCCGATGCTGCTCGGCCCGATCTGTGGACCGATCCTCGGCGGCTGGCTGATCGAGTCGGCGAGCTGGCACTGGATCTTCCTGATCAACGTCCCGATCGGGATCCTCGCGCTGATCGCCGCCTTCATCATTTTTCCGCGCGACCGGCCCAGCCCGTCCGAGTCGTTCGATTTCGTCGGCATGCTGTTGCTTTCCCCCGGGTTGGCACTGTTCCTGTTCGGGGTGTCATCGATTCCCGAGATGGGCACCGTCGCGTCCGCGCGGGTGTTGATCCCGGCGGTGATCGGGTTGGTCCTGGTCCTGGCGTTCGTCCGGCACGCGCTGCGCACCGAACAGCCACTGATCGATCTGCGACTGCTGGGCCGCAACCGGAATCTGGCGGTCGCGGTGGCCACGATGCTGCTGTTCGCGATGGCGTTCTTCGGTGCCGGTCTGCTGCTTCCCAGTTACTTCCTGCAGGTGCGTGGCGAAACCACCCTGCAGGCGGGCTTCCTGCTGGTGCCGCAAGGTCTCGGCGCGATGATCTCCATGCCGATCGCCGGCCGACTGGTCGACCGGATCGGCCCCGGCAAGATCGTGCTCACCGGGGTCGCCCTGATCAGCCTCACCATGGCGGTGTTCACCCAGGTGCACGCCGATACGCCGTACCCGCTGCTGCTCGGTGCACTGTTCGTGATGGGACTCGGCATGGGTGCCACGATGATGCCGGTGATGACGGCGGCGATGGCCACGCTCACCGACCACGAGGTCGCGCGCGGATCCACGTTGATGAATATCGTGAACCAGACCGCCGGCTCGATCGGTACCGCAATCATGTCGGTGGTGCTGACCAACCTGCTCGACAATCAGCAGTACGCCCAGGCGGCGATCGCGTCCCGGTTCGACCCGAGGATCGCCGCGCAGCTACCACCGGAAGCGCTGAACGACGGGTTTGAGCAAGCGGCGCGAGCGTTCGGCCACACGTTCACGGTGGCGCTGGTGCTGATCGTCGCGACGCTGATCCCGGCGTCCTTCTTGCCCCGACGCAAGGTGACGCCGCCGATTCCGGCCGAGGGCGCAGCGCCGGTCGTCGTGCACTGAACGACACGTGCACTGAGCGACGCAATGCCCACCGGCACGGGCCGCTGGGCATTGTGGTGTGGCTCGGCTACCAGCGATAGCCGAGCCACACCAGCAAGTACTCCAGCCAGGGTGGCAGTCCGGGATCGCGGATCATGATCTCGACGATACCGATCCCGGCCCGGTCTCGGGATCGCGCGATACTTGGTGATCTCTCGACGGAGCGGAGGACCAGCAGGTGAACGGACGAGTAGCAGTGGTGTCGGGCGCAGCCCGCGGAATCGGGGCGGCGGTGGCCACCCGACTTGCCGCAGACGGACTCGCGATCGGCGTGCTCGACCTGGACGCAGCCGCATGCACCAGCACCGTCGACGCCATCACCGCGGCGGGCGGACAGGCGATCGCGCTGGGCGCCGATGTCGCCGACGAGGCCGCGGTGCAGGCGGCGGTCCAGCAGCTGGCCGACGCCTTCGGTGGGCCGACCGTGGTGGTGAACAACGCCGGCATCACCCGGGACAACCTGCTGTTCAAGATGTCGGTGGCGGACTGGGACGCGGTGCTCGGGGTACACCTGCGTGGCGCCTTTCTGCTCACCCGGGCAGCGCAGGCGTACATGGTCGAGCAGAAGTGGGGCCGGGTGGTGAACCTGTCCAGCACCTCGGCGCTCGGCAATCGCGGCCAGGTGAACTACTCCGCGGCGAAGGCCGGCATGCAGGGTTTCACCAAGACGCTCGCGCTGGAACTGGGCCGGTTCGGAGTGACGGCGAACGCGGTCGCGCCCGGGTTCATCGCCACCGACATGACCGAACAGACCGCGGACCGGCTCGGTGTTCCGTTCGACGATTTCAAGGCTGCCGCCGCGAGCCAGATTCCGGTCGGCCGGGTCGGCGAGCCGGCCGACATCGCCAACGCCGTCTCGTTCTTCGTCGGCGAAGCCGCCGGTTTCGTGTCCGGCCAGGTGCTTTACGTGGCCGGCGGACCGAAGGACTGAGAGACCGAGGGCCCGAAGCCGGGCGGGCATCGGGCGATCAGGCGCGGCGCAGCACGATATCGCCGACCCCGGCGGTGGCGTGGATACGTACCGTCGGCTCGCCCGGCTCGGGCTCACCTGCGGATTCCAGGTCGCTGCGGACCGCGCCGAGCCGTGCCTGCACATCCAGCCAGGCTGCCGTACCCTCCGCCACGCCCACCTCGATCCCGCCGAAGGCGGCCGCGGCCGTGACCGTGCCACCGGCGACCGAGCCCAACCGGATGTCGCCGGCCGAGGTATTCGCCCGCACATCGGTGGTCGCCCGCCCGACCCGCACCCGGCCCGCCGAGGTGGCCAGCCGCAGCGGCGCTGTGGCCGCCTCGACCACGACGTCGCCGGCCGCGGTGGCGGCATCGAGCTCGGCGTCGGCCCGGTCTACTCGCACGCTGCCGGCCGCGGTGCGCAGCTCGGCGACCGCCGCGGCGTGCGATACCCGCACGTTCCCGGCCGAGGTCTTGGCCCGCAGCTGCTCGACCCGATCCAGCGTGATGTCGCCGGCCCCGGTTTCGATGTCCACGGCGCCGAGCCGACCATGCGCCGTGACGTCGCCCCAGCCGCGCACTTCCAGCGCCGAACCGGCCGGAAGCTCGAGGTCGACGTCCACCCGGTCGTTGCCGCCGAACACGATCCGGAATCCGGTCCGGGGCGGGCGCGGCGACCGGACGGTCAGCCGGCCGGCCGCGTAGTCGACGACGATCTGACCGGCCAGGGCGACATCACCCGGTCGACCCGGATTGTGTGGCCGGACCTCGACTGTCGTCGTGGCGGCGGCCGTGGCGCGCACGCCGAGCCGGACGCCGGCTACCTCGACCGACACCGAAATCGGCTGCGGAGTGGAGAACTCGGGCATGACGGATACTCCTGATTCGTTCGTTCCGGGATATGCGGTTCAGCGAGCCCAACCGGTGTGCCGCCGGCCGAGCGGCGGCGCCGACGGCTCGACCAGGGCGGTGAGCTGTCGCACCAGCCAGGCATTGATCGACAGGCCGGCACCCGCGGCCGCGGCCTCCACCTTGGTTTTCAGGCGCTCCGATACCCGGAGACTGAGTCGCACCGTGGTGCCGTCGTCCGGCTCGGCCGGATCGTTCGGCGGTGCTGGAACAAGCGGCCCCGCGGCGGCCGGCGATCCGGTGACCACGAAATCCACGTCGCGACCACGGAGCCGGACGTCGACCGTGCCGGGCGCGAGCTCGCGGCTGATCTCCGCGGCGGCCTCGACCACAGCGTCCAACAGCACCAGCCGAATCGACGACTCCAGCGCGGCGGTGAGCAGCTCGGCGGTCGCGACCGCGCTCTCGCCACCCGGTTCGGCCGCGGCCCGCAAATCACGGTGCAGCCGAGCGGCGTAAGGGAACACGTCCATGACGCCATGGTGGCACCATAATGGCGCCGTGGTCAAGAAATATGACGCCAGATCAGTGCCAGGAGTGGTCGGTGACCGCGGTGCGCGGACCGAACTTGGGCTTCACCGCGTGCCCGCCGACGACCAACAGCCGGATCGCCCGGTACCGGTGCGGCCGCAACGGCGCCAGGTGCTGCAGCATCTCGCCGTCGTCGAACGGCCGCCCGGCCAACGTCCAACCGATCATCGCGGCCAGGTGGAAATCGCCGACCGATACCGCATCGGCGTCGCCGAGCGCCCGCTGCGACACCTCGGCCACCGTCCAAGGACCGATTCCGGGGACGGCCGACAGCCGGCGCTGGATCTCACTCGGCGGGCACCCGGGCTGATCGAACCGATCCGCGACCCGGGCCGCGGCCACGATCGCCCGGGACCGCTCCGGCCCCACCCCGGCCTGATGGAACACCCAGGACGGCACCATCCGCCAGGCCGCGGCGGCCGGCGGCACGGTCAGCCCGGGCGGCACCGGCCCCGGCGCGGGTTCGCCGTACCGGCGCACCAGCAGCCGCCAGGACCGGCGGGCGGCGATCCCGTGCACCTTCTGCTCCAGGATGGTCGGAACCAATGTCTCGAACACCCGCCCGGTGCGCAACATCCGCAGTCCCGGGAACCGCCGGTGCGCGTCGGCCACCTTGGGCTCGGTCGGGGCGAACCCACTCAGATCCTCGTCCAGGCAGAACAGCTCCGGCAGCGTCTCGACGAACTCCTCCGCACCGGGACCCCAAGCCCGGCAGCCGATCTCGTCGCGGGCACGCTGAGTGAGCCGGTAGCTGACCGGACCGGTCCGCACGCGCGACGCACGCCAGATCGCGCCGTCCGGGGTGCCGATATGGCACGGGTCGCCGGTCCCGCGCTGCAGCGGCCACAAGGTGGTCGCGAGGTCGACCGGCACCGGGGCGCGCAGCGTCCGGGCCGTTCCGGACGGCGGTTCGGACCCAGCTGGTTCGGCGACGGACACAGGTTTTTCCTCCCGAGGAGCGACGGTACCGGTGGCCGCTTCGCCGAGGGAGCTCCGGTGTCACCATCGGCCGAGAACCGATCGCCATCAGTGCTCCCTCGGCACTCCCCCGGCAATAGGCTTGAGCGGTAGGCACGCGCGGGACGCTCGGGAGGTTTGCGTGGGCATGGATGCGGCCAACGTCGCGCGGATGCGGGATCAGCTCTTCTTCGACGGTGACCACCGCGGCCGGCAGACCTCCAGGTACTGGATTCTGCTGCCGCTCTCCGGGGTGATCGCGGCGGCCGGGATCGTCGCCGACTCCACCGCGACGGTGATCGGGGCGATGATCGTTGCGCCGTTGATGGTCCCGATCATCGGCACGGCGCTCGCAGTGGTGCTGGCCGATCGGCGGAACCTGATCCGCAGCCTGGCCATGTCGGTCGCCGGAGTCGGCGTCGTGATCGCAATCGGCTGGTTGCTCGGCCTGACGATCGACACCCCGATCGTCGCCGCCACCAACGATCAGGTGGCGGGCCGGGTGCAGCCGCGGCTGATCGATCTGCTCGCCGCACTCGCCACCGGCGCGGTGGGCGCGGTGGCCGTCGCCCGCAAGGACATCTCCGACACGCTGCCCGGCGTGGCCATCGCGATCTCCCTGGTGCCGCCGCTGGCGATCATCGGACTCACGCTGGAATCGGGCAAGCCGGACGAAGCGATGGGCGCGCTGCTGCTGTTCACCACCAATGTCAGCGCGATCCTGGTGATGGGACTGCTGGTGCTGACGCTGTACCGCGTGCAACGCTTCGCGACCACACCGACCGACGGCGAGACGGTTCATCGCAAGCGCGCCGCGCTCACGATCGTCGCGGGCCTGCTGGT
Above is a genomic segment from Skermania piniformis containing:
- a CDS encoding DUF389 domain-containing protein; protein product: MDAANVARMRDQLFFDGDHRGRQTSRYWILLPLSGVIAAAGIVADSTATVIGAMIVAPLMVPIIGTALAVVLADRRNLIRSLAMSVAGVGVVIAIGWLLGLTIDTPIVAATNDQVAGRVQPRLIDLLAALATGAVGAVAVARKDISDTLPGVAIAISLVPPLAIIGLTLESGKPDEAMGALLLFTTNVSAILVMGLLVLTLYRVQRFATTPTDGETVHRKRAALTIVAGLLVISVPLAATSAQIASTRNTESDVRRVAEAWGKQTGWTIAEVVTEPSGVQVRAVGPMPEPNTDELRRALIAAGLGAEEISILLVPSQSVTLTGSK
- a CDS encoding DHA2 family efflux MFS transporter permease subunit, whose protein sequence is MTSAEEPAAPDRLDAAVYRTAGVVVLGAIMAILDVTVVGVAIPTFQSTFETSYAIAAWTMTGYTLALATVIPLTGWAADRFGTKRLYMLAITLFVLGSVLCSFAWDITSLITFRVLQGLGGGMLMPLGMTIMTRAAGPSRIGRVMAVLGIPMLLGPICGPILGGWLIESASWHWIFLINVPIGILALIAAFIIFPRDRPSPSESFDFVGMLLLSPGLALFLFGVSSIPEMGTVASARVLIPAVIGLVLVLAFVRHALRTEQPLIDLRLLGRNRNLAVAVATMLLFAMAFFGAGLLLPSYFLQVRGETTLQAGFLLVPQGLGAMISMPIAGRLVDRIGPGKIVLTGVALISLTMAVFTQVHADTPYPLLLGALFVMGLGMGATMMPVMTAAMATLTDHEVARGSTLMNIVNQTAGSIGTAIMSVVLTNLLDNQQYAQAAIASRFDPRIAAQLPPEALNDGFEQAARAFGHTFTVALVLIVATLIPASFLPRRKVTPPIPAEGAAPVVVH
- a CDS encoding succinate dehydrogenase/fumarate reductase iron-sulfur subunit codes for the protein MTYQGQFRVWRGDQDGGELQDYTVEVNEGEVVLDIIHRLQATQAPDLAVRWNCKAGKCGSCSAEVNGRPRLLCMTRMSTFTETDLITVTPLRAFPVEKDLVTDVSFNYTKAREVPSFTPPADLRPGEYRMQQIDVERSQEFRKCIECFLCQNTCHVVRDHDENKPAFAGPRYLMRIAELDMHPLDVADRRDAAQDEFGLGYCNITKCCTEVCPEHIKITDNALIPMKERVADRKYDPLVWLGNKLFRR
- a CDS encoding DUF4097 family beta strand repeat-containing protein, giving the protein MPEFSTPQPISVSVEVAGVRLGVRATAAATTTVEVRPHNPGRPGDVALAGQIVVDYAAGRLTVRSPRPPRTGFRIVFGGNDRVDVDLELPAGSALEVRGWGDVTAHGRLGAVDIETGAGDITLDRVEQLRAKTSAGNVRVSHAAAVAELRTAAGSVRVDRADAELDAATAAGDVVVEAATAPLRLATSAGRVRVGRATTDVRANTSAGDIRLGSVAGGTVTAAAAFGGIEVGVAEGTAAWLDVQARLGAVRSDLESAGEPEPGEPTVRIHATAGVGDIVLRRA
- a CDS encoding toxin-antitoxin system HicB family antitoxin, which translates into the protein MDVFPYAARLHRDLRAAAEPGGESAVATAELLTAALESSIRLVLLDAVVEAAAEISRELAPGTVDVRLRGRDVDFVVTGSPAAAGPLVPAPPNDPAEPDDGTTVRLSLRVSERLKTKVEAAAAGAGLSINAWLVRQLTALVEPSAPPLGRRHTGWAR
- a CDS encoding DNA-3-methyladenine glycosylase family protein — translated: MSVAEPAGSEPPSGTARTLRAPVPVDLATTLWPLQRGTGDPCHIGTPDGAIWRASRVRTGPVSYRLTQRARDEIGCRAWGPGAEEFVETLPELFCLDEDLSGFAPTEPKVADAHRRFPGLRMLRTGRVFETLVPTILEQKVHGIAARRSWRLLVRRYGEPAPGPVPPGLTVPPAAAAWRMVPSWVFHQAGVGPERSRAIVAAARVADRFDQPGCPPSEIQRRLSAVPGIGPWTVAEVSQRALGDADAVSVGDFHLAAMIGWTLAGRPFDDGEMLQHLAPLRPHRYRAIRLLVVGGHAVKPKFGPRTAVTDHSWH
- the fabG gene encoding 3-oxoacyl-ACP reductase FabG — protein: MNGRVAVVSGAARGIGAAVATRLAADGLAIGVLDLDAAACTSTVDAITAAGGQAIALGADVADEAAVQAAVQQLADAFGGPTVVVNNAGITRDNLLFKMSVADWDAVLGVHLRGAFLLTRAAQAYMVEQKWGRVVNLSSTSALGNRGQVNYSAAKAGMQGFTKTLALELGRFGVTANAVAPGFIATDMTEQTADRLGVPFDDFKAAAASQIPVGRVGEPADIANAVSFFVGEAAGFVSGQVLYVAGGPKD